One window of the Ammospiza nelsoni isolate bAmmNel1 chromosome 2, bAmmNel1.pri, whole genome shotgun sequence genome contains the following:
- the VTCN1 gene encoding V-set domain-containing T-cell activation inhibitor 1 encodes MTSQGQAIFWSMTTVIVILAAVIALIIGFGVSGKHSISVTALTSLGNIGQRSILGCSFEPDIQMDSIAIQWAKEGVVGLVHEFKGGKDHLQEQDPSFQGRTAVFADQVIGGNASLELRDVQLSDAGIYQCSVTTARGSGAAVLRYRTGAFSMPVVQVEHGSHEDVLQCEAPRWFPRPAVRWMACGDTGEHLPLAANTSYQLNPKNITVKVVSLLHNITANATYTCVIENSIAKDVANIRVTASHNSSATDFSTTKVTNLQLVNLNAESVSSSFPACHWMLLLPLYLLST; translated from the exons ATGACATCCCAAGGCCAGGCCATTTTCTGGAG CATGACTACAGTCATTGTCATCCTGGCTGCAGTGATCGCCCTGATCATTGGTTTTGGTGTCTCAG GAAAACACTCCATCAGTGTGACGGCGCTGACGTCTCTGGGGAACATTGGCCAGCGCAGCATCCTGGGCTGCTCTTTCGAGCCCGACATCCAGATGGACAGCATTGCAATCCAGTGGGCCAAGGAGGGAGTAGTTGGGCTGGTTCACGAGTTTAAGGGAGGGAAGGACCACCTGCAAGAGCAGGATCCATCATTTCAGGGCCGCACGGCCGTGTTTGCGGACCAGGTGATCGGCGGGAATGCCTCCCTGGAGCTGAGGGATGTGCAGCTCTCCGATGCTGGCATCTACCAGTGCTCTGTCACCACAGCCAGAGGGAGCGGGGCAGCGGTGCTGCGCTACAGGACAGGAG CCTTCAGCATGCCCGTGGTGCAGGTGGAGCACGGAAGCCATGAGGACGTGCTGCAGTGCGAAGCCCCGCGCTGGTTCCCTCGCCCTGCCGTGCGCTGGATGGCCTGTGGTGACACTGGGGAGCACCTGCCCCTCGCTGCCAACACCAGCTACCAGCTGAACCCCAAAAACATCACTGTGAAGGTGGTTTCCCTCCTGCACAACATCACTGCTAATGCCACCTACACCTGTGTGATTGAAAACAGCATTGCCAAGGATGTGGCCAACATCAGAGTGACAG CCTCTCATAATTCTTCTGCTACAGATTTCAGCACTACAAAGGTGACCAACTTGCAGCTGGTGAACCTGAATGCAGAGTCAGTGTCATCCTCCTTTCCAGCCTGTCACTGGATGCTTCTGCTTCCCTTGTACCTGCTGTCAACATAA